A genomic window from Bordetella genomosp. 9 includes:
- the urtB gene encoding urea ABC transporter permease subunit UrtB: MRLALFAITLRRLLAAWLLAMPMAAALGAGLDASLLAPLAGDDTDAKLEAIGKLGQSTQAEAADVLAAMGSDRLYATADGRVLVDTGKGALDPATGQSLPMPADASSVMINNRLRRAIDGALAESRLHAADPAQRLAAAQRLQQTSQASVLPLIVAALDKEKDPQVRAALEIAQANLELKSPDANVRRHAVDILGRSLNTGFIPVLTAMTGRDAQGNYAEADAGVRDAAAAALRAIDRHLAAIEWAGNLFYGISLGSVLLLAALGLAITFGLMGVINMAHGELLMIGAYATFAVQGAFRAWAPAWLDWYVIAALPVAFVVTALVGMALERTVIRWLYGRPLETLLATWGISLILMQLVRSLFGAQNVEVSNPGWMSGGVTVMGGLVLTYNRIVIIVFSLLVLFFVWLLLNHTRLGLFVRAITQNRRMADCVGVPTGRIDMLAFGLGSGIAGLAGVALSQLGNVGPDLGRGYIVDSFMVVVLGGVGQLAGTVIAALGLGGLNKIMEPYAGAVLAKIAILVLIVLFVQKRPQGLFAPRGRSVE, translated from the coding sequence ATGCGCCTCGCGCTCTTCGCAATCACTCTGCGCCGCCTGCTGGCCGCATGGCTGCTCGCCATGCCCATGGCGGCGGCGCTGGGCGCGGGGCTCGATGCCTCGCTGCTCGCGCCGCTGGCCGGCGACGATACCGACGCCAAGCTGGAGGCGATCGGCAAACTGGGCCAGTCCACGCAAGCCGAGGCCGCCGATGTTCTGGCGGCCATGGGTTCGGACCGCCTGTATGCCACCGCCGACGGCCGCGTGCTGGTCGATACCGGCAAGGGCGCGCTCGACCCCGCCACGGGGCAGAGCCTGCCGATGCCCGCCGACGCAAGCTCCGTCATGATCAACAACCGCCTGCGCCGCGCCATCGATGGCGCGCTGGCGGAGTCGCGGCTGCATGCCGCCGATCCCGCCCAGCGCCTGGCCGCCGCGCAGCGCCTGCAACAGACCTCGCAAGCCAGCGTGCTGCCGCTGATCGTCGCCGCGCTGGACAAGGAAAAAGACCCGCAGGTGCGGGCCGCGCTGGAAATCGCGCAAGCCAATCTCGAACTGAAAAGCCCCGACGCCAACGTGCGCCGCCACGCCGTCGACATCCTGGGCCGCAGCCTGAACACCGGCTTCATTCCGGTCCTGACCGCGATGACCGGCCGCGATGCGCAGGGCAACTACGCGGAAGCGGATGCCGGCGTGCGCGACGCGGCGGCCGCCGCGCTGCGCGCCATCGACCGGCACCTGGCCGCCATCGAATGGGCCGGCAATCTCTTCTACGGCATCAGCCTGGGCAGCGTGCTGCTGCTGGCCGCGCTGGGCCTGGCCATCACCTTCGGCCTGATGGGCGTCATCAACATGGCGCACGGCGAACTGCTGATGATAGGCGCCTACGCCACCTTCGCCGTGCAGGGCGCGTTCCGCGCCTGGGCGCCCGCCTGGCTGGACTGGTACGTGATCGCCGCGCTGCCGGTCGCCTTCGTCGTGACCGCGCTGGTGGGCATGGCGCTGGAGCGCACCGTCATCCGCTGGCTGTACGGCCGGCCGCTGGAAACGCTGCTGGCGACCTGGGGCATCAGCCTGATCCTGATGCAGCTGGTGCGCTCGCTGTTCGGGGCGCAGAACGTGGAGGTCAGCAATCCCGGCTGGATGAGCGGCGGCGTCACCGTCATGGGCGGACTGGTGCTGACCTACAACCGCATCGTCATCATCGTGTTCTCGCTGCTGGTGCTGTTCTTCGTCTGGCTGCTGCTGAATCACACGCGGCTGGGCCTGTTCGTGCGGGCCATCACGCAGAATCGCCGCATGGCGGACTGCGTGGGCGTCCCGACCGGGCGCATCGATATGCTGGCCTTCGGGCTGGGATCCGGCATCGCCGGGCTGGCGGGCGTGGCGCTGTCCCAGCTGGGCAACGTCGGACCGGACCTGGGCCGCGGCTACATCGTCGACTCCTTCATGGTGGTCGTGCTGGGCGGCGTCGGCCAGCTCGCCGGCACCGTCATCGCCGCGCTGGGCCTGGGCGGCCTGAACAAAATCATGGAGCCCTACGCGGGCGCCGTGCTGGCCAAGATCGCCATCCTGGTGCTGATCGTGCTGTTCGTGCAAAAGCGGCCGCAAGGCCTGTTCGCCCCGCGCGGCCGGAGCGTCGAATGA
- the urtA gene encoding urea ABC transporter substrate-binding protein — translation MNRRLVLKQLTAASVMAMTGWLPEALAAEETIKVGILHSLSGTMAISETSLKDVALMTIEEINAAGGVMGKKLEPVIVDPASNWPLFAEKARQLLSQDKVAVVFGCWTSVSRKSVLPVFKELNGLLFYPVQYEGEELEHNVFYTGAAPNQQAIPAVEYLMSEDGGGAKRFVLLGTDYVYPRTTNKILRAFLHSKGIKDEAIQEVYTPFGHSDYQTIVANIKKFATGGKTAVISTINGDSNVPFYKELGNAGLKATDVPVVAFSVGEEELRGVDTKPLVGHLAAWNYFESIKNPVNAEFIKKWKAYAKAKNLPNADTVVTNDPMEATYIGIHMWKQAVEQAKTTDVSKVIAAVGGQKFNAPDGYTIEMDKTNHHLHKPVYIGEIRADGQFNVVWKSKGPIRAQPWSPYIPGNEGKQGL, via the coding sequence ATGAACCGCAGACTCGTACTCAAACAATTGACGGCCGCCAGCGTGATGGCGATGACGGGATGGCTGCCGGAAGCCCTGGCCGCCGAAGAGACCATCAAGGTCGGCATCCTGCATTCGCTGTCCGGCACGATGGCGATTTCCGAAACGTCGCTGAAAGACGTTGCCCTGATGACCATCGAAGAAATCAACGCGGCCGGCGGCGTGATGGGCAAGAAGCTCGAACCCGTGATCGTGGACCCCGCGTCGAACTGGCCGCTGTTCGCCGAGAAGGCTCGCCAGCTGCTGTCGCAGGACAAGGTCGCCGTGGTTTTCGGCTGCTGGACCTCGGTGTCGCGCAAGTCGGTCCTGCCGGTCTTCAAGGAGCTGAACGGCCTGTTGTTCTACCCCGTGCAGTATGAAGGCGAGGAGCTCGAACACAACGTCTTCTACACCGGCGCGGCGCCCAACCAGCAGGCCATCCCCGCGGTGGAATACCTGATGAGCGAAGACGGCGGCGGCGCCAAGCGTTTCGTGCTGCTGGGTACGGACTACGTCTATCCCCGCACCACCAACAAGATCCTGCGCGCCTTCCTGCATTCCAAGGGCATCAAGGACGAGGCTATCCAGGAGGTCTACACGCCCTTCGGCCACTCCGACTATCAAACCATCGTCGCCAACATCAAGAAGTTCGCCACCGGCGGCAAGACGGCCGTGATCTCCACCATCAACGGCGACTCCAACGTGCCCTTCTACAAGGAACTGGGCAATGCCGGCCTGAAGGCGACCGACGTGCCCGTCGTGGCGTTCTCGGTGGGCGAAGAAGAACTGCGCGGCGTGGACACCAAGCCGCTGGTCGGCCACCTGGCGGCCTGGAACTACTTCGAGTCCATCAAGAATCCGGTCAACGCCGAGTTCATCAAGAAGTGGAAGGCCTACGCCAAGGCCAAGAACCTGCCCAACGCGGATACGGTCGTCACCAACGATCCGATGGAAGCCACCTACATCGGCATCCATATGTGGAAGCAGGCCGTCGAACAGGCCAAGACAACCGACGTCTCCAAGGTCATCGCGGCGGTGGGCGGCCAGAAGTTCAATGCGCCTGACGGCTACACCATCGAGATGGACAAGACCAACCATCACCTGCACAAGCCCGTCTACATCGGCGAAATCCGCGCCGATGGCCAGTTCAACGTCGTCTGGAAGAGCAAGGGTCCCATCCGCGCGCAACCGTGGAGCCCCTACATCCCCGGCAACGAAGGCAAGCAAGGCCTGTAA
- a CDS encoding type II toxin-antitoxin system HipA family toxin, translating to MNTSKPLYVYLQRPDSDEWVTVGRYNRRDETGVFRYAPSYLEAGLPWSIDPVNMPLLGGIDLLAHRYRGLHDALRDTCPDSWGRLLLQRQYGLPDNSPDIEYLRRARNGDLWGALAIGTSRRPSIDVIQSPRLPQLEELTDELLALYERRPPVHPGLRKMLMATPSLGGARPKGTLQDDDLCWLVKPLLPSDVVDIPVLEHFAMRWAASAGLNVAPTVHHSEGISVLRVLRFDRHGARRTMAISGATLLSTEYPGAARASWSYPRLAEQLRQIGAPVEDQIELFDRMVFNAIVGNDDDHPRNHAAIYCADEKRWRLSPAFDIVPDPESTPRMLSMQLSEGRFDIDREAVLAGAAHFGLFDKHAADAHLQALVQRIADAYGKVDAELPPALRRLLDDRLAHNLHLLHG from the coding sequence ATGAATACTTCTAAACCGTTGTACGTCTACCTGCAACGCCCCGACAGCGACGAGTGGGTCACCGTCGGGCGCTACAACAGGCGCGACGAGACGGGGGTCTTCCGCTATGCGCCCAGCTATCTCGAAGCCGGGCTCCCGTGGTCGATCGACCCGGTGAACATGCCCTTGCTGGGCGGTATCGATCTGCTCGCCCATCGATACCGCGGCCTGCACGATGCATTGCGTGATACCTGTCCGGACTCCTGGGGCAGGCTGCTGCTGCAACGCCAATATGGCCTGCCGGACAATTCGCCTGACATCGAGTACCTGCGACGCGCGCGCAACGGCGACCTGTGGGGGGCGCTGGCCATCGGCACGTCTCGCCGGCCCTCCATCGATGTCATCCAAAGTCCCAGGCTGCCTCAACTCGAGGAACTGACGGACGAGTTATTGGCCTTGTACGAGCGGCGCCCGCCCGTGCACCCCGGGTTGCGCAAGATGCTCATGGCCACGCCCAGCCTGGGCGGCGCTCGGCCGAAGGGCACGCTCCAGGACGATGACCTTTGCTGGTTGGTGAAACCGCTGCTGCCCAGCGACGTGGTCGATATCCCCGTGCTGGAACACTTCGCAATGCGTTGGGCCGCCAGCGCCGGCTTGAACGTAGCCCCCACGGTCCATCACTCGGAGGGAATAAGCGTGTTGCGCGTGCTGCGCTTCGACAGGCACGGCGCGCGCCGGACGATGGCGATCAGCGGCGCCACCCTTTTGAGCACCGAGTATCCAGGCGCCGCGCGTGCCTCATGGAGCTATCCCCGACTTGCGGAACAGCTCCGCCAGATCGGCGCGCCGGTCGAAGACCAGATCGAGCTTTTCGACCGCATGGTGTTCAATGCCATCGTTGGCAATGACGACGACCATCCGCGCAACCATGCGGCCATCTATTGCGCCGACGAAAAGCGCTGGCGCCTTTCGCCAGCATTCGACATCGTTCCCGACCCGGAATCGACGCCCCGCATGCTGTCGATGCAGCTGTCGGAAGGCCGCTTCGATATTGATCGCGAAGCCGTGCTGGCCGGCGCGGCGCATTTCGGCCTGTTCGACAAGCACGCCGCGGACGCGCACCTGCAGGCCCTGGTTCAACGCATCGCCGACGCCTATGGCAAGGTGGACGCCGAGCTGCCGCCGGCGCTGCGCCGCCTGCTGGACGACAGGCTCGCCCATAACCTCCATCTGCTGCACGGGTAG
- a CDS encoding helix-turn-helix domain-containing protein: MPKKIQPTAAVPTLVAERLRIWGRCIRTQRVAQHLPAADLCARMGISDATLRRVERGDPGAGAAVYLSAFWVLGILDTIAPPPDPPYWSAHPNSRARTPSSEANDEYF, encoded by the coding sequence ATGCCCAAGAAAATCCAGCCAACGGCCGCCGTGCCCACACTCGTGGCCGAACGTCTGCGCATCTGGGGTCGCTGCATCCGGACACAACGCGTGGCGCAACATCTTCCCGCCGCGGACCTCTGCGCCCGCATGGGGATATCGGACGCCACGCTCCGCCGCGTGGAGCGGGGCGACCCTGGCGCCGGCGCGGCCGTCTATCTGTCCGCTTTCTGGGTGCTAGGTATCCTCGACACCATCGCGCCCCCGCCCGATCCACCCTACTGGTCGGCGCATCCCAACTCGCGCGCGCGCACCCCGTCATCCGAAGCGAACGATGAATACTTCTAA
- a CDS encoding peptidylprolyl isomerase — protein MKNHTYGWIAAAAICMACAAQAQAADAAKPAAKASSTADSSDSAVVARMGTVEVLRGEVQAMLNALTPQARAQVKANRSLLDNMVRGRLAEKALLQQAQSQNWAQRPEVKAQIEAATRELVFRSYLASVSTVPADYPSDKELSAAYERTKSNWVEPAMYRVAQIFLAAPANDTAAVARARKQADDVAKQAQGPKADFTALMRKYSQDAGAQQGGDTGMIPLGQLLPEMRPVVATMRKGQVSAPVQSLQGFHILKLVDERPQQAATYAQVRDRLRQGMRQERQQQSAQAYLQGLLDKQSVTVDGAALGAVLDAAPR, from the coding sequence ATGAAAAACCATACCTATGGATGGATCGCCGCCGCGGCGATTTGCATGGCCTGCGCCGCTCAAGCGCAGGCGGCGGATGCCGCCAAGCCCGCTGCCAAGGCATCTTCGACGGCGGACAGCAGCGACAGTGCGGTCGTGGCCAGAATGGGCACCGTGGAAGTCCTGAGAGGCGAAGTCCAGGCCATGCTGAACGCGCTGACGCCGCAGGCCCGCGCGCAAGTGAAGGCCAACCGTTCCCTGCTGGACAATATGGTCCGAGGCCGCCTGGCGGAGAAAGCCTTGCTCCAGCAGGCGCAAAGCCAGAACTGGGCGCAGCGTCCCGAGGTCAAGGCGCAGATCGAGGCCGCCACGCGGGAACTCGTGTTCCGCTCCTACCTGGCGTCGGTCAGCACGGTGCCCGCCGACTATCCTTCCGACAAAGAGCTAAGCGCCGCCTACGAGCGCACCAAATCCAATTGGGTCGAACCCGCCATGTACCGGGTGGCGCAGATTTTCCTGGCCGCGCCGGCCAACGACACCGCCGCCGTGGCGCGCGCCCGCAAGCAGGCGGACGACGTCGCCAAACAGGCCCAGGGTCCGAAGGCGGACTTCACGGCCTTGATGAGGAAGTATTCCCAGGACGCGGGCGCCCAGCAGGGCGGCGATACCGGCATGATCCCGCTGGGGCAGTTGCTGCCGGAAATGCGGCCCGTGGTCGCCACCATGCGCAAGGGCCAGGTATCCGCGCCCGTGCAGTCGCTGCAGGGCTTCCATATCCTGAAGCTCGTGGACGAGCGCCCGCAGCAGGCCGCTACCTACGCGCAGGTGCGCGATCGCCTGCGCCAGGGCATGCGGCAGGAGCGCCAGCAGCAGTCGGCGCAGGCCTATCTGCAGGGCCTGCTGGACAAGCAGTCGGTGACCGTCGATGGCGCCGCGCTGGGCGCCGTCCTGGACGCCGCCCCCCGATAG
- the otnI gene encoding 2-oxo-tetronate isomerase produces the protein MLKFAANISLLYNEYGFLDRFQAAAQDGFKGVECLFPYAWPASELAARLRDNGLTQALFNGPPGREDAGERGLACLPGREAEFRDGIERALDYAEVLSCPRIHVMAGLAPADADRASLRETYVRNLAWAAETAAKAGRDVMIEPINTRDIPGYFLNRQADAHAAIDAVGAPNLKVQMDLYHCQIVEGDLEMRIRQYLPTGRIGHMQIAGVPARHEPDAGEVNYPHLFRVLDELGYDGWIGCEYRPANGTRAGLGWLRAAGHAASRN, from the coding sequence ATGTTGAAGTTCGCCGCGAATATCAGCCTGCTGTACAACGAATACGGCTTCCTGGACCGTTTCCAGGCCGCCGCGCAAGATGGATTCAAAGGCGTGGAGTGCCTGTTCCCCTACGCCTGGCCGGCAAGCGAACTGGCCGCTCGCCTGCGGGATAACGGCCTGACCCAGGCCTTGTTCAACGGCCCGCCCGGCAGGGAAGACGCCGGCGAACGCGGCCTGGCCTGCCTGCCCGGCCGCGAAGCGGAATTCCGCGACGGTATCGAGCGGGCGCTGGACTACGCCGAAGTCCTATCGTGTCCGCGTATCCATGTCATGGCCGGCCTGGCGCCGGCCGACGCCGATCGCGCCAGCCTGCGCGAAACCTACGTCCGCAACCTGGCCTGGGCCGCCGAGACCGCCGCGAAGGCCGGCCGCGACGTGATGATCGAACCCATCAACACGCGGGATATCCCCGGCTATTTCCTCAACCGGCAGGCGGACGCCCACGCCGCCATCGACGCGGTCGGCGCGCCCAACCTGAAAGTCCAGATGGATCTGTACCACTGCCAGATCGTCGAAGGCGATCTGGAAATGCGTATCCGCCAATATCTACCCACCGGCCGGATAGGGCATATGCAGATCGCCGGCGTCCCCGCCCGCCACGAACCGGACGCGGGCGAAGTCAACTATCCCCATCTGTTCCGCGTGCTCGACGAACTGGGCTACGACGGTTGGATAGGCTGCGAATACCGCCCGGCCAACGGCACCCGCGCTGGCCTGGGATGGCTGCGCGCCGCAGGGCATGCCGCTTCGCGCAATTAA
- a CDS encoding MFS transporter — protein sequence MEATLPARPASRQTAILLIASLGCAMTVLDTNVVGIVLPTIARDLQATFAEIEWVISAYVLCFASLLLPAGSIADRYGRRRVFLCGIVLFALASLACGLAPSPAALYAARAAQGASAAFLLAPALAIVGHAFHDEHARGRAWAVWGAIMGLTMVLSPLLGGVINSLLGWRWAFHVNVPICAVLGVAVFRRVDESRDPTPRPLDFAGIALFASAMFAVTWALILGPGHGWGSAAVLGRAAIGVMLFFAFCLVERARPHPMLDLALFKAWPFVGAVIAMFAYASSAQVMASVLPLFLQNGRGDSALAASVGMLPFALAMLVFPQVGRRLSRWLDGKDILALGLAVVALGNAIMAYAALQAGQGVVIAGMALLGTGGGLLNGETQKAIMGNVPPHRAGMASGISTTARFSGILLGFAGLGAVLASNTGAAIRAATEAARLPVDDAFIGRVVAGDIQGAIAAYPSSAWDALGAIARLAYGAGFSGAFLLAAGSAAICAVAVFLAMGRSGKRATLSG from the coding sequence ATGGAAGCCACCCTCCCCGCCCGGCCGGCCAGCAGGCAGACCGCGATCCTGTTGATCGCATCGCTCGGTTGCGCGATGACGGTGCTCGACACCAATGTCGTGGGCATCGTGCTGCCGACGATCGCGCGCGACCTGCAGGCGACCTTCGCCGAGATCGAATGGGTGATCAGCGCCTACGTCCTGTGCTTCGCGTCGCTGCTGCTGCCGGCGGGCTCCATCGCCGACCGCTACGGCCGCAGGCGTGTATTCCTGTGCGGGATTGTGTTGTTCGCGCTGGCCTCGCTGGCCTGCGGGCTGGCGCCGTCGCCGGCGGCGCTGTACGCGGCGCGCGCCGCGCAGGGCGCCAGCGCGGCTTTCCTGCTGGCGCCCGCGCTGGCGATCGTCGGCCACGCCTTTCATGACGAGCATGCGCGGGGACGCGCATGGGCGGTGTGGGGCGCCATCATGGGCCTGACCATGGTCCTGTCGCCCTTGCTGGGCGGCGTCATCAACAGCCTGCTGGGATGGCGCTGGGCCTTCCACGTCAACGTGCCGATCTGCGCGGTGCTCGGCGTGGCCGTATTCCGGCGCGTCGACGAATCGCGCGATCCCACGCCGCGGCCTTTGGACTTCGCGGGTATCGCGCTGTTCGCGTCGGCCATGTTCGCGGTGACCTGGGCTCTGATACTCGGGCCGGGACACGGCTGGGGCAGCGCCGCCGTACTGGGCCGCGCGGCGATCGGGGTGATGCTGTTTTTCGCCTTCTGCCTGGTGGAGCGCGCGCGGCCGCATCCCATGCTGGACCTGGCCTTGTTCAAGGCCTGGCCTTTCGTCGGCGCGGTCATCGCCATGTTCGCCTATGCCTCATCGGCCCAGGTCATGGCTTCCGTGCTGCCCCTGTTCCTGCAGAACGGGCGGGGCGACAGCGCGCTTGCGGCAAGCGTCGGCATGTTGCCCTTCGCCCTGGCGATGCTGGTCTTTCCCCAGGTCGGGCGGCGCCTGTCGCGGTGGCTGGACGGCAAGGACATCCTGGCGCTGGGGCTGGCTGTCGTCGCCCTGGGCAACGCGATCATGGCCTACGCGGCGCTGCAGGCCGGCCAGGGCGTCGTGATCGCGGGAATGGCGCTGCTGGGGACCGGCGGCGGCCTGCTCAATGGCGAAACGCAGAAGGCCATCATGGGCAATGTCCCGCCGCACCGGGCGGGCATGGCGTCCGGCATCAGCACGACGGCCCGCTTTTCCGGCATCCTGCTGGGCTTCGCCGGCCTGGGGGCGGTGCTGGCGAGCAATACCGGCGCGGCCATCCGCGCGGCGACGGAGGCGGCACGCCTGCCTGTCGACGACGCCTTCATCGGACGCGTGGTGGCAGGCGACATCCAGGGCGCGATCGCCGCCTATCCGTCCAGTGCGTGGGATGCGCTGGGCGCCATCGCCCGCCTTGCCTACGGCGCCGGCTTTTCCGGTGCATTCCTGCTGGCCGCCGGTAGCGCGGCAATCTGCGCGGTTGCCGTCTTTCTGGCTATGGGACGATCAGGCAAGCGCGCTACGCTGTCCGGATAG
- a CDS encoding LysR family transcriptional regulator, with product MELRHLRSFVVAARALHFAKAAEELGVSSSTLTLQIQELERALQARLFDRTKRSVALTQAGVAFLAETLAVLDRFDRAVNVGRRAGRGQLGRIALGYVGSAAFSGVLQHQMQRFRADWPDVTLHARELPMDQVAACIDAGTVDIGFVRLPVPLPGGIASHVLVRDGFCLALPSGHRLAGTGGRRHGPAVKARDLADEDFIVPEQDLGLREVARRGRFTPRIGAVPGSLLAVVTHVSLGVGVAVLPSIVKDVLALPNVVFRQVAGADIPSTIAALYRRHERTPTVRHFIEQIRQTEPVVASPFPLA from the coding sequence ATGGAGTTGCGCCATCTGCGCTCGTTCGTCGTCGCGGCCCGCGCGCTGCACTTCGCCAAGGCAGCGGAAGAACTGGGCGTCTCCTCGTCCACCTTGACGCTGCAGATCCAGGAGCTGGAGCGTGCATTGCAGGCGCGATTGTTCGACCGCACCAAGCGGTCCGTGGCCTTGACGCAGGCCGGCGTCGCCTTCCTGGCGGAAACGCTCGCGGTGCTCGACCGCTTCGACCGGGCCGTCAATGTGGGGCGTCGCGCGGGCCGCGGGCAGCTTGGACGCATCGCCTTGGGCTACGTCGGTTCCGCTGCCTTTTCCGGCGTCCTGCAGCACCAGATGCAACGCTTTCGCGCGGACTGGCCGGACGTGACGCTGCACGCGCGCGAACTGCCCATGGACCAGGTGGCCGCGTGCATCGACGCCGGCACGGTGGACATTGGCTTCGTCCGCCTGCCGGTTCCCCTGCCGGGGGGCATCGCCAGCCACGTCCTGGTGCGCGACGGTTTCTGCCTGGCCTTGCCGTCCGGCCATCGCCTGGCCGGCACCGGCGGACGCCGGCACGGACCCGCGGTCAAGGCTCGCGACCTGGCGGACGAGGACTTCATCGTCCCCGAGCAGGACCTCGGCCTGCGCGAAGTCGCCAGGCGCGGCCGCTTCACGCCACGCATAGGCGCCGTGCCGGGTTCCTTGCTCGCGGTGGTGACCCACGTGTCCCTGGGCGTCGGCGTCGCCGTGCTGCCCAGCATCGTCAAGGACGTGCTCGCTTTGCCCAACGTCGTGTTCCGGCAGGTCGCCGGGGCGGACATTCCATCCACGATCGCGGCGCTCTACCGGCGCCACGAGCGTACGCCCACGGTGCGGCACTTCATCGAGCAGATCCGGCAGACCGAGCCGGTCGTGGCGTCGCCGTTTCCGCTGGCGTGA
- a CDS encoding N-formylglutamate amidohydrolase gives MLKTQPLSYRLHAPDNYPATSVSAPLVLDSPHSGTTYPPDFAPAIDFGALRTAEDTWIDDLWSGALAFGVPMVAASFPRAYIDANRAADEIDALLLDAPWDGPLNETGKVKLGKGLIWRMLDDGTPLYTRKLSVAEVHHRIDACWKPYHQAVAQLLDAAHQRFGKVWHINCHSMPSVAGAYATDKPGLVHPDFVLGDRDGSTSAPEFRQFVAGWLRDKGYDVAENDPYKGVELVRAFGHPAAGRHSLQIEVNRKLYMDEVTLRPHEGYARLQADLRGLSEALVAWMRGQIA, from the coding sequence ATGCTGAAAACCCAGCCGCTTTCCTACCGCCTCCATGCGCCGGACAATTACCCGGCCACTTCCGTCTCCGCTCCCCTGGTCCTCGATTCGCCGCACAGCGGCACCACCTATCCCCCCGACTTCGCGCCCGCCATCGATTTCGGCGCGTTGCGCACCGCGGAGGACACCTGGATCGACGATCTCTGGAGCGGGGCGCTGGCGTTCGGCGTGCCCATGGTGGCGGCGTCCTTTCCGCGCGCCTATATCGACGCCAACCGCGCGGCCGATGAAATCGACGCGCTATTGCTGGACGCGCCCTGGGATGGGCCGCTGAACGAGACGGGCAAGGTCAAGCTGGGCAAGGGACTGATCTGGCGCATGCTGGACGACGGCACCCCGCTGTACACGCGCAAGCTGAGCGTGGCGGAAGTCCACCATCGGATCGACGCGTGCTGGAAGCCTTACCACCAGGCCGTGGCGCAGCTGCTCGACGCCGCCCACCAGCGCTTCGGCAAGGTGTGGCACATCAACTGCCACTCCATGCCCAGCGTGGCGGGCGCCTACGCCACCGACAAGCCCGGGCTGGTCCATCCCGACTTCGTGCTGGGCGACCGCGACGGCAGCACCAGCGCGCCGGAATTCCGCCAGTTCGTGGCGGGCTGGCTGCGCGACAAGGGCTACGACGTGGCCGAGAACGACCCCTACAAGGGCGTCGAGCTGGTGCGCGCCTTCGGCCATCCGGCCGCCGGCCGGCACAGCCTGCAGATCGAAGTCAACCGCAAGCTCTACATGGACGAAGTCACCCTGCGTCCGCATGAAGGCTATGCGCGCCTGCAGGCCGACCTGCGCGGCTTGAGCGAGGCCCTGGTGGCCTGGATGCGCGGCCAGATCGCCTGA
- a CDS encoding Bug family tripartite tricarboxylate transporter substrate binding protein, with protein MFSKQRLLGLAAVAAMAALPLVAHADDAYPSKPIRLIVPFPPGGTTDIIGRLFADKLGRELGQTVVVENRGGAGGSIGSAAIASSTPDGYTLGIATASTHGINPAVYAKLPFDAEKDFTPITNLAAVPNIMAINPKLGVKNMADFIKLAKSEPGKLTYASAGNGSVSHMMGELFKMASGTNLVHVPYRGVGPALNDVLAGQVDVMYDNLPSTLPHVQANRLIAMAVAAPQRVKALPDVPTFAEVGLPAVNDASWFGLVGPAKLPKAVVDKLNAAVAKVEGEEDVKARLEALGAAPANNTPEAFAKQIDAEITKNKRVAAEAHVKVD; from the coding sequence ATGTTTTCCAAGCAACGCCTCCTCGGGCTGGCCGCCGTCGCCGCCATGGCCGCCCTGCCGCTCGTGGCTCACGCCGACGACGCCTACCCCAGCAAGCCCATCCGCCTGATCGTGCCCTTCCCGCCCGGGGGCACGACCGACATCATCGGCCGCCTGTTCGCCGACAAGCTGGGCCGTGAACTGGGCCAGACCGTGGTGGTCGAGAACCGCGGCGGCGCGGGCGGCTCCATCGGCAGCGCGGCCATCGCCAGCAGCACGCCGGACGGCTACACGCTCGGCATCGCCACCGCCAGCACCCACGGCATCAACCCGGCCGTGTACGCCAAGCTGCCGTTCGACGCCGAAAAGGACTTCACGCCCATCACCAACCTGGCGGCGGTGCCGAATATCATGGCCATCAACCCCAAGCTCGGCGTGAAGAACATGGCCGACTTCATCAAGCTGGCCAAGAGCGAGCCGGGCAAGCTGACGTACGCCTCGGCCGGAAACGGTTCGGTGTCGCACATGATGGGCGAACTGTTCAAGATGGCCTCGGGCACCAACCTGGTCCACGTGCCGTACCGCGGCGTGGGTCCGGCCTTGAACGACGTGCTGGCGGGCCAGGTCGACGTCATGTATGACAACCTGCCCTCGACGCTGCCGCACGTGCAGGCCAACCGCCTGATCGCCATGGCCGTGGCCGCGCCCCAGCGGGTCAAGGCCCTGCCGGACGTGCCGACCTTCGCCGAAGTCGGCCTGCCCGCTGTCAACGACGCGTCGTGGTTCGGCCTGGTCGGCCCGGCCAAGCTGCCGAAGGCCGTGGTCGACAAGCTGAACGCCGCCGTCGCCAAGGTGGAAGGCGAAGAAGACGTGAAGGCCCGCCTGGAAGCGCTGGGCGCCGCGCCGGCCAACAACACGCCGGAAGCGTTCGCCAAGCAGATCGACGCCGAGATCACCAAGAACAAGCGTGTGGCCGCCGAAGCCCACGTCAAGGTCGACTGA